One Papio anubis isolate 15944 chromosome 9, Panubis1.0, whole genome shotgun sequence genomic window carries:
- the FBXL14 gene encoding F-box/LRR-repeat protein 14 isoform X5, with translation METHISCLFPELLAMIFGYLDVRDKGRAAQVCTAWRDAAYHKSVWRGVEAKLHLRRANPSLFPSLQARGIRRVQILSLRRSLSYVIQGMANIESLNLSGCYNLTDNGLGHAFVQEIGSLRALNLSLCKQITDSSLGRIAQYLKGLEVLELGGCSNITNTGLLLIAWGLQRLKSLNLRSCRHLSDVGIGHLAGMTRSAAEGCLGLEQLTLQDCQKLTDLSLKHISRGLTGLRLLNLSFCGGISDAGLLHLSHMGSLRSLNLRSCDNISDTGIMHLAMGSLRLSGLDVSFCDKVGDQSLAYIAQGLDGLKSLSLCSCHISDDGINRMVRQMHGLRTLNIGQCVRITDKGLELIAEHLSQLTGIDLYGCTRITKRGLERITQLPCLKVLNLGLWQMTDSEKVRRHEGIFLHYSL, from the coding sequence atggaGACCCACATCTCATGCCTGTTCCCGGAGCTGCTGGCTATGATCTTCGGCTACCTGGACGTCCGGGACAAGGGGCGCGCGGCGCAGGTGTGCACGGCCTGGCGGGACGCCGCCTACCACAAGTCGGTGTGGCGGGGGGTGGAGGCCAAGCTGCACCTGCGCCGGGCCAACCCGTCGCTGTTCCCCAGCCTGCAGGCCCGGGGCATCCGCCGCGTGCAGATCCTGAGCCTCCGCCGCAGCCTCAGCTACGTGATCCAGGGCATGGCCAACATCGAGAGCCTCAACCTCAGCGGCTGCTACAACCTCACCGACAACGGGCTGGGCCACGCGTTTGTGCAGGAGATCGGCTCCCTGCGCGCTCTCAACCTGAGCCTCTGCAAGCAGATCACTGACAGCAGCCTGGGCCGCATAGCCCAGTATCTGAAGGGCCTGGAGGTGCTGGAGCTGGGGGGTTGCAGCAACATCACCAACACTGGCCTTTTGCTCATCGCCTGGGGTCTGCAGCGCCTCAAGAGCCTTAACCTCCGCAGCTGCCGCCACCTCTCGGATGTCGGCATCGGGCACCTGGCCGGCATGACGCGCAGCGCTGCGGAGGGCTGCCTGGGCCTGGAGCAGCTCACGCTACAGGACTGCCAGAAGCTCACAGATCTTTCTCTAAAGCACATCTCCCGAGGGCTGACGGGCCTGAGGCTCCTCAACCTCAGCTTCTGTGGGGGCATCTCGGACGCTGGCCTCCTGCACCTGTCGCACATGGGCAGCCTGCGCAGCCTCAACCTGCGCTCCTGTGACAACATCAGTGACACGGGCATCATGCATCTGGCCATGGGCAGCCTGCGCCTCTCGGGGCTGGATGTGTCGTTCTGTGACAAGGTGGGAGACCAGAGTCTGGCTTACATAGCCCAAGGGCTGGATGGCCTcaagtctctctccctctgctcctGCCACATCAGTGATGATGGCATCAACCGCATGGTGCGGCAGATGCACGGGCTGCGCACGCTCAACATTGGACAGTGTGTGCGCATCACGGACAAGGGCCTGGAGCTGATCGCTGAGCACCTGAGCCAGCTCACCGGCATAGACCTGTACGGCTGCACCCGAATCACCAAGCGCGGCCTGGAGCGCATCACGCAGCTGCCCTGCCTCAAGGTACTCAACCTGGGACTCTGGCAGATGACGGACAGTGAGAAGGTCAG
- the FBXL14 gene encoding F-box/LRR-repeat protein 14 isoform X2, whose product METHISCLFPELLAMIFGYLDVRDKGRAAQVCTAWRDAAYHKSVWRGVEAKLHLRRANPSLFPSLQARGIRRVQILSLRRSLSYVIQGMANIESLNLSGCYNLTDNGLGHAFVQEIGSLRALNLSLCKQITDSSLGRIAQYLKGLEVLELGGCSNITNTGLLLIAWGLQRLKSLNLRSCRHLSDVGIGHLAGMTRSAAEGCLGLEQLTLQDCQKLTDLSLKHISRGLTGLRLLNLSFCGGISDAGLLHLSHMGSLRSLNLRSCDNISDTGIMHLAMGSLRLSGLDVSFCDKVGDQSLAYIAQGLDGLKSLSLCSCHISDDGINRMVRQMHGLRTLNIGQCVRITDKGLELIAEHLSQLTGIDLYGCTRITKRGLERITQLPCLKVLNLGLWQMTDSEKVRDCSDFAWWSCLYQPRIFGRM is encoded by the coding sequence atggaGACCCACATCTCATGCCTGTTCCCGGAGCTGCTGGCTATGATCTTCGGCTACCTGGACGTCCGGGACAAGGGGCGCGCGGCGCAGGTGTGCACGGCCTGGCGGGACGCCGCCTACCACAAGTCGGTGTGGCGGGGGGTGGAGGCCAAGCTGCACCTGCGCCGGGCCAACCCGTCGCTGTTCCCCAGCCTGCAGGCCCGGGGCATCCGCCGCGTGCAGATCCTGAGCCTCCGCCGCAGCCTCAGCTACGTGATCCAGGGCATGGCCAACATCGAGAGCCTCAACCTCAGCGGCTGCTACAACCTCACCGACAACGGGCTGGGCCACGCGTTTGTGCAGGAGATCGGCTCCCTGCGCGCTCTCAACCTGAGCCTCTGCAAGCAGATCACTGACAGCAGCCTGGGCCGCATAGCCCAGTATCTGAAGGGCCTGGAGGTGCTGGAGCTGGGGGGTTGCAGCAACATCACCAACACTGGCCTTTTGCTCATCGCCTGGGGTCTGCAGCGCCTCAAGAGCCTTAACCTCCGCAGCTGCCGCCACCTCTCGGATGTCGGCATCGGGCACCTGGCCGGCATGACGCGCAGCGCTGCGGAGGGCTGCCTGGGCCTGGAGCAGCTCACGCTACAGGACTGCCAGAAGCTCACAGATCTTTCTCTAAAGCACATCTCCCGAGGGCTGACGGGCCTGAGGCTCCTCAACCTCAGCTTCTGTGGGGGCATCTCGGACGCTGGCCTCCTGCACCTGTCGCACATGGGCAGCCTGCGCAGCCTCAACCTGCGCTCCTGTGACAACATCAGTGACACGGGCATCATGCATCTGGCCATGGGCAGCCTGCGCCTCTCGGGGCTGGATGTGTCGTTCTGTGACAAGGTGGGAGACCAGAGTCTGGCTTACATAGCCCAAGGGCTGGATGGCCTcaagtctctctccctctgctcctGCCACATCAGTGATGATGGCATCAACCGCATGGTGCGGCAGATGCACGGGCTGCGCACGCTCAACATTGGACAGTGTGTGCGCATCACGGACAAGGGCCTGGAGCTGATCGCTGAGCACCTGAGCCAGCTCACCGGCATAGACCTGTACGGCTGCACCCGAATCACCAAGCGCGGCCTGGAGCGCATCACGCAGCTGCCCTGCCTCAAGGTACTCAACCTGGGACTCTGGCAGATGACGGACAGTGAGAAGGTCAG
- the FBXL14 gene encoding F-box/LRR-repeat protein 14 isoform X3, whose protein sequence is METHISCLFPELLAMIFGYLDVRDKGRAAQVCTAWRDAAYHKSVWRGVEAKLHLRRANPSLFPSLQARGIRRVQILSLRRSLSYVIQGMANIESLNLSGCYNLTDNGLGHAFVQEIGSLRALNLSLCKQITDSSLGRIAQYLKGLEVLELGGCSNITNTGLLLIAWGLQRLKSLNLRSCRHLSDVGIGHLAGMTRSAAEGCLGLEQLTLQDCQKLTDLSLKHISRGLTGLRLLNLSFCGGISDAGLLHLSHMGSLRSLNLRSCDNISDTGIMHLAMGSLRLSGLDVSFCDKVGDQSLAYIAQGLDGLKSLSLCSCHISDDGINRMVRQMHGLRTLNIGQCVRITDKGLELIAEHLSQLTGIDLYGCTRITKRGLERITQLPCLKVLNLGLWQMTDSEKEARGDFSPLFTVRTRGSSRR, encoded by the coding sequence atggaGACCCACATCTCATGCCTGTTCCCGGAGCTGCTGGCTATGATCTTCGGCTACCTGGACGTCCGGGACAAGGGGCGCGCGGCGCAGGTGTGCACGGCCTGGCGGGACGCCGCCTACCACAAGTCGGTGTGGCGGGGGGTGGAGGCCAAGCTGCACCTGCGCCGGGCCAACCCGTCGCTGTTCCCCAGCCTGCAGGCCCGGGGCATCCGCCGCGTGCAGATCCTGAGCCTCCGCCGCAGCCTCAGCTACGTGATCCAGGGCATGGCCAACATCGAGAGCCTCAACCTCAGCGGCTGCTACAACCTCACCGACAACGGGCTGGGCCACGCGTTTGTGCAGGAGATCGGCTCCCTGCGCGCTCTCAACCTGAGCCTCTGCAAGCAGATCACTGACAGCAGCCTGGGCCGCATAGCCCAGTATCTGAAGGGCCTGGAGGTGCTGGAGCTGGGGGGTTGCAGCAACATCACCAACACTGGCCTTTTGCTCATCGCCTGGGGTCTGCAGCGCCTCAAGAGCCTTAACCTCCGCAGCTGCCGCCACCTCTCGGATGTCGGCATCGGGCACCTGGCCGGCATGACGCGCAGCGCTGCGGAGGGCTGCCTGGGCCTGGAGCAGCTCACGCTACAGGACTGCCAGAAGCTCACAGATCTTTCTCTAAAGCACATCTCCCGAGGGCTGACGGGCCTGAGGCTCCTCAACCTCAGCTTCTGTGGGGGCATCTCGGACGCTGGCCTCCTGCACCTGTCGCACATGGGCAGCCTGCGCAGCCTCAACCTGCGCTCCTGTGACAACATCAGTGACACGGGCATCATGCATCTGGCCATGGGCAGCCTGCGCCTCTCGGGGCTGGATGTGTCGTTCTGTGACAAGGTGGGAGACCAGAGTCTGGCTTACATAGCCCAAGGGCTGGATGGCCTcaagtctctctccctctgctcctGCCACATCAGTGATGATGGCATCAACCGCATGGTGCGGCAGATGCACGGGCTGCGCACGCTCAACATTGGACAGTGTGTGCGCATCACGGACAAGGGCCTGGAGCTGATCGCTGAGCACCTGAGCCAGCTCACCGGCATAGACCTGTACGGCTGCACCCGAATCACCAAGCGCGGCCTGGAGCGCATCACGCAGCTGCCCTGCCTCAAGGTACTCAACCTGGGACTCTGGCAGATGACGGACAGTGAGAAG
- the FBXL14 gene encoding F-box/LRR-repeat protein 14 isoform X1: METHISCLFPELLAMIFGYLDVRDKGRAAQVCTAWRDAAYHKSVWRGVEAKLHLRRANPSLFPSLQARGIRRVQILSLRRSLSYVIQGMANIESLNLSGCYNLTDNGLGHAFVQEIGSLRALNLSLCKQITDSSLGRIAQYLKGLEVLELGGCSNITNTGLLLIAWGLQRLKSLNLRSCRHLSDVGIGHLAGMTRSAAEGCLGLEQLTLQDCQKLTDLSLKHISRGLTGLRLLNLSFCGGISDAGLLHLSHMGSLRSLNLRSCDNISDTGIMHLAMGSLRLSGLDVSFCDKVGDQSLAYIAQGLDGLKSLSLCSCHISDDGINRMVRQMHGLRTLNIGQCVRITDKGLELIAEHLSQLTGIDLYGCTRITKRGLERITQLPCLKVLNLGLWQMTDSEKEARGDFSPLFTVRTRGSSRREYFMKEEGFTEDWG, from the coding sequence atggaGACCCACATCTCATGCCTGTTCCCGGAGCTGCTGGCTATGATCTTCGGCTACCTGGACGTCCGGGACAAGGGGCGCGCGGCGCAGGTGTGCACGGCCTGGCGGGACGCCGCCTACCACAAGTCGGTGTGGCGGGGGGTGGAGGCCAAGCTGCACCTGCGCCGGGCCAACCCGTCGCTGTTCCCCAGCCTGCAGGCCCGGGGCATCCGCCGCGTGCAGATCCTGAGCCTCCGCCGCAGCCTCAGCTACGTGATCCAGGGCATGGCCAACATCGAGAGCCTCAACCTCAGCGGCTGCTACAACCTCACCGACAACGGGCTGGGCCACGCGTTTGTGCAGGAGATCGGCTCCCTGCGCGCTCTCAACCTGAGCCTCTGCAAGCAGATCACTGACAGCAGCCTGGGCCGCATAGCCCAGTATCTGAAGGGCCTGGAGGTGCTGGAGCTGGGGGGTTGCAGCAACATCACCAACACTGGCCTTTTGCTCATCGCCTGGGGTCTGCAGCGCCTCAAGAGCCTTAACCTCCGCAGCTGCCGCCACCTCTCGGATGTCGGCATCGGGCACCTGGCCGGCATGACGCGCAGCGCTGCGGAGGGCTGCCTGGGCCTGGAGCAGCTCACGCTACAGGACTGCCAGAAGCTCACAGATCTTTCTCTAAAGCACATCTCCCGAGGGCTGACGGGCCTGAGGCTCCTCAACCTCAGCTTCTGTGGGGGCATCTCGGACGCTGGCCTCCTGCACCTGTCGCACATGGGCAGCCTGCGCAGCCTCAACCTGCGCTCCTGTGACAACATCAGTGACACGGGCATCATGCATCTGGCCATGGGCAGCCTGCGCCTCTCGGGGCTGGATGTGTCGTTCTGTGACAAGGTGGGAGACCAGAGTCTGGCTTACATAGCCCAAGGGCTGGATGGCCTcaagtctctctccctctgctcctGCCACATCAGTGATGATGGCATCAACCGCATGGTGCGGCAGATGCACGGGCTGCGCACGCTCAACATTGGACAGTGTGTGCGCATCACGGACAAGGGCCTGGAGCTGATCGCTGAGCACCTGAGCCAGCTCACCGGCATAGACCTGTACGGCTGCACCCGAATCACCAAGCGCGGCCTGGAGCGCATCACGCAGCTGCCCTGCCTCAAGGTACTCAACCTGGGACTCTGGCAGATGACGGACAGTGAGAAG
- the FBXL14 gene encoding F-box/LRR-repeat protein 14 isoform X4: protein METHISCLFPELLAMIFGYLDVRDKGRAAQVCTAWRDAAYHKSVWRGVEAKLHLRRANPSLFPSLQARGIRRVQILSLRRSLSYVIQGMANIESLNLSGCYNLTDNGLGHAFVQEIGSLRALNLSLCKQITDSSLGRIAQYLKGLEVLELGGCSNITNTGLLLIAWGLQRLKSLNLRSCRHLSDVGIGHLAGMTRSAAEGCLGLEQLTLQDCQKLTDLSLKHISRGLTGLRLLNLSFCGGISDAGLLHLSHMGSLRSLNLRSCDNISDTGIMHLAMGSLRLSGLDVSFCDKVGDQSLAYIAQGLDGLKSLSLCSCHISDDGINRMVRQMHGLRTLNIGQCVRITDKGLELIAEHLSQLTGIDLYGCTRITKRGLERITQLPCLKEARGDFSPLFTVRTRGSSRREYFMKEEGFTEDWG from the coding sequence atggaGACCCACATCTCATGCCTGTTCCCGGAGCTGCTGGCTATGATCTTCGGCTACCTGGACGTCCGGGACAAGGGGCGCGCGGCGCAGGTGTGCACGGCCTGGCGGGACGCCGCCTACCACAAGTCGGTGTGGCGGGGGGTGGAGGCCAAGCTGCACCTGCGCCGGGCCAACCCGTCGCTGTTCCCCAGCCTGCAGGCCCGGGGCATCCGCCGCGTGCAGATCCTGAGCCTCCGCCGCAGCCTCAGCTACGTGATCCAGGGCATGGCCAACATCGAGAGCCTCAACCTCAGCGGCTGCTACAACCTCACCGACAACGGGCTGGGCCACGCGTTTGTGCAGGAGATCGGCTCCCTGCGCGCTCTCAACCTGAGCCTCTGCAAGCAGATCACTGACAGCAGCCTGGGCCGCATAGCCCAGTATCTGAAGGGCCTGGAGGTGCTGGAGCTGGGGGGTTGCAGCAACATCACCAACACTGGCCTTTTGCTCATCGCCTGGGGTCTGCAGCGCCTCAAGAGCCTTAACCTCCGCAGCTGCCGCCACCTCTCGGATGTCGGCATCGGGCACCTGGCCGGCATGACGCGCAGCGCTGCGGAGGGCTGCCTGGGCCTGGAGCAGCTCACGCTACAGGACTGCCAGAAGCTCACAGATCTTTCTCTAAAGCACATCTCCCGAGGGCTGACGGGCCTGAGGCTCCTCAACCTCAGCTTCTGTGGGGGCATCTCGGACGCTGGCCTCCTGCACCTGTCGCACATGGGCAGCCTGCGCAGCCTCAACCTGCGCTCCTGTGACAACATCAGTGACACGGGCATCATGCATCTGGCCATGGGCAGCCTGCGCCTCTCGGGGCTGGATGTGTCGTTCTGTGACAAGGTGGGAGACCAGAGTCTGGCTTACATAGCCCAAGGGCTGGATGGCCTcaagtctctctccctctgctcctGCCACATCAGTGATGATGGCATCAACCGCATGGTGCGGCAGATGCACGGGCTGCGCACGCTCAACATTGGACAGTGTGTGCGCATCACGGACAAGGGCCTGGAGCTGATCGCTGAGCACCTGAGCCAGCTCACCGGCATAGACCTGTACGGCTGCACCCGAATCACCAAGCGCGGCCTGGAGCGCATCACGCAGCTGCCCTGCCTCAAG